Proteins encoded together in one Porites lutea chromosome 2, jaPorLute2.1, whole genome shotgun sequence window:
- the LOC140926551 gene encoding uncharacterized protein, translating into MGDHFRDDVQLTMKIFDTVISPILTYGSEVWGVDHDGKLENDPIEFVQTKFIRWLLGVNKFCSLNACRSELGRFPMRTKTKCRAIKYWLKFCEPEHQNKLYGIAFTDQIGQDKKELWSSKLKRLLNLAGLGDIWSAKTNTPAIMNYIRQRLLDIEQQTWISEIHNDERKDPHQKNKLRTFRKFKLTHDYENYLTNVRNINHRVAITKLRLSNHKLAIETGRYVKPYQPPDQRICPLCKTGLEDEEHFLMNCIAYRDPRRELFNTLKKETNLILDSMTPSSAFTTLISMKQGEKTQKIVAKYVYDRFRERDRRVKYNLV; encoded by the coding sequence ATGGGCGACCATTTCAGAGACGATGTACAGCtcacaatgaaaatttttgacacGGTTATTTCCCCAATACTCACCTACGGAAGCGAGGTCTGGGGGGTCGATCACGACGGAAAGCTAGAAAATGATCCAATTGAGTTTGTTCAAACGAAGTTCATAAGGTGGCTATTGGGAGTAAACAAATTCTGTAGCTTAAATGCGTGCAGATCGGAGTTAGGCCGTTTCCCAATGCGAACGAAGACAAAGTGCAGAGCCATTAAatattggctgaaattttgtgagCCGGAGCACCAAAATAAACTCTATGGAATAGcatttacagaccaaattggtcaagataaaaaggaactttggtcaagcaaattaaaacgaCTATTAAATCTCGCAGGTCTTGGCGACATATGGTCAGCGAAAACTAACACTCCCGCAATCATGAACTATATACGACAGAGACTCTTAGACATTGAACAGCAAACATGGATTAGCGAAATACACAACGATGAACGAAAGGACccgcatcaaaaaaacaaactaagaacttttaggaaatttaaacttacccatgactACGAAAATTACCTCACAAATGTAAGAAACATTAATCACAGAGTAGCAATCACAAAGCTAAgattaagcaaccacaaactagcaattgaaactggacgatacgttaaaccctatcaaccaccagaccaaagaatctgtccattatgtaaaactggattagaagacgaggagcactttttgatgaattgcatagcctatagggatcctaggagagagctgttcaatacgctaaaaaaggaaactaatcttattcttgactctatgactccaagctctgcctttacaacgttgataagtatgaagcaaggagagaaaacgcaaaaaattgtggctaaatacgtatatgatcgcttccgcgaaagagatagacgcgttaaatataaccttgtttaa